In Candidatus Binatia bacterium, one DNA window encodes the following:
- a CDS encoding extracellular solute-binding protein, with the protein MRLVPMLVLCLVAACTRGPAPLTLAVGLLPGELAPYRAVIADFERETGERVVVVPQQYADIRRALAAESAAERGTLDLVELDVYSLAPAANDVRVLDEAALGDVLEALEPATVRAGTIDGLRFLPHRVSWQALLYDHARLGAPPATWDELLAVARAHPGKIGFKASRYEGLTCDVLPFVWSAGGDGTSFDDAGARAAFALFEQLAPYVNPQSATFKEATIVEAMARGELVLHLNWPFAISVLADQGLAPEPIRAAPLPAGPQGRATVLGGGYLALARNTARPDAALRLARYLLSREVQERLGRELGWFSARRDVPPGEGSPLLAGFAAMRGALRSRPERPDYPALSRAWQEAFRAVVFDGVAPDAALAAARERTRAARTPAPAAAAAARRADALGSGDA; encoded by the coding sequence ATGCGGCTCGTGCCGATGCTCGTGCTCTGCCTCGTCGCCGCCTGCACCCGCGGACCTGCGCCGCTGACGCTCGCCGTCGGCCTGCTGCCCGGCGAGCTCGCGCCCTACCGCGCGGTGATCGCCGACTTCGAGCGCGAGACCGGCGAGCGCGTCGTCGTCGTGCCGCAGCAGTACGCCGACATCCGACGCGCGCTCGCCGCCGAGAGCGCGGCGGAGCGCGGCACGCTCGACCTCGTCGAGCTCGACGTCTACTCGCTCGCGCCCGCGGCGAACGACGTGCGCGTGCTCGACGAAGCCGCGCTCGGCGACGTCCTCGAGGCGCTCGAGCCCGCCACCGTGCGCGCCGGCACCATCGACGGGCTGCGCTTCCTGCCGCACCGCGTGTCGTGGCAGGCGCTGCTCTACGATCACGCGCGTCTGGGCGCGCCGCCCGCGACCTGGGACGAGCTGCTCGCGGTGGCGCGCGCGCACCCGGGCAAGATCGGCTTCAAGGCGTCGCGCTACGAGGGCCTCACCTGCGACGTGCTGCCGTTCGTCTGGTCGGCGGGCGGCGACGGGACGTCGTTCGACGACGCCGGCGCGCGCGCCGCGTTCGCGCTGTTCGAGCAGCTCGCGCCCTACGTCAACCCGCAGAGCGCGACCTTCAAGGAGGCGACCATCGTCGAGGCGATGGCGCGCGGCGAGCTCGTGCTGCACCTCAACTGGCCGTTCGCGATCTCGGTGCTCGCGGACCAGGGTCTCGCGCCCGAGCCGATCCGCGCGGCGCCGCTGCCCGCCGGACCGCAGGGACGCGCGACCGTGCTCGGCGGCGGCTACCTCGCGCTCGCGCGCAACACGGCGCGTCCGGACGCCGCGCTGCGGCTCGCACGTTACCTCCTGTCACGCGAGGTGCAGGAGCGGCTCGGGCGCGAGCTCGGCTGGTTCTCGGCGCGGCGCGACGTGCCGCCGGGCGAGGGCAGCCCGCTGCTCGCCGGCTTCGCGGCGATGCGCGGCGCCCTGCGCTCGCGCCCGGAGCGCCCGGACTACCCGGCGCTGAGCCGCGCCTGGCAGGAGGCGTTTCGCGCCGTGGTGTTCGACGGCGTGGCGCCGGACGCAGCGCTCGCCGCGGCGCGCGAGCGGACGCGCGCGGCGCGGACGCCGGCTCCCGCAGCAGCCGCTGCAGCTCGC